cagcctctgcctcccaaatgatccgaagttcatccagctcccctccagttccctaacacggtcttggaggagcaagagttgggtgcacttcctgcagatgtacttggatgggacactatTGGCGTCCTtgacctcaaacatcctgcaggaggaacatttctctctctgccatccctgctagtcccctAGTCACAAAGTAAAAAAGATTCGCTTACCTGATATGTCCCTGGTCTTTAAAGTTAGAGAAGGTGGTTGGGTGGTTGAGAAGACACTGACTTATATGGCAATAagaagtccctcctttcccagaaacctctgctctctgactTCAAAGTTAAAAGCACAAATCAGTGACTTACCGCTCCCGGCAGTCCCCTGATGCAAGCTGCCGCTGAAAACATCCCCATCTTTAACAATGGGGAGCCCCATtagcacatcaatgcaaaagacaAGGTTGAAGCATAAACATTCATCTTCTTCTCCTGAGTTACAGTCACAAATACTAGTTTTCTGCCAATGTGATTCACTTCACTTGATTTCAAGCAGAGGCTGAAGGTACCAAATACTGCAAAGGACATGGCTCCTCATAACATCCCAGCAATAGCACTGAATACATTACTTCAGAACTAGCCATGTATCGAACCAAATTCCCTTACCGGTATTTTAAAAACTGTATATTGcagccttgaatattcttaatTATCTGTACTCAATAGCACTTTTCTTATCAACTTAGATTTTTCCTGAACTTAATTAATACAAACTATTAGCTAAAGTAAGAAATGAATTATATTCCTTAACTAAGAATCAATTTTAAATCAAAGGAACAAAAAAAGAGACAATTAAGGATTGATAAACAGGAATGTATTATTGATTCATAGAAATGTCTTAGGAATGAATGAAGTCAATCACCAGTGGAACCATGTttcaaaatttttaaaaaccaTATATCTTAATTACTATGTCAGCAACTAGCACTGAAAATCTGCTTGACTGGAAGTACTGTAGAATAAAGATGTCTCAGTTTCTAAATAGACAATGAAGACATTTTCAAAGGTTTTCTATCTGCTTCTGGAATGAGCAATAACTTCTGAAGTAAGCTCTTTAATTTTGAATTGTCCACTTTTCTTGATAGTTGTACATCTCAAAAAGATTTTGCCATTTAAAAGATAATATCTGCCTATAATTAATTGTGTTGTAAGTGCATTAACAAGTTGAAAATAACTAAAGGCAGGAATCAGTAGTTCACATTATTGAATGTACAAAACATATGAATGTTTTGGGTTGTATATTTAAAAATATCCCTACCTGGTCATATGATGACAAAATCTTCTTTTGGACATCTGATAGTGTTCCAATTGGTTCCAAATATGGGTATTTGTCCTTCATGTTGAGTGTTACTGTAGAAGTGTTGACATTGTTCAATAATCTTGACGACATAGTCAGTATGCACTGAGTTAGATTGGCAGTAGGAGCTAAGGCACATATTTCCTTAAACGAGATTATGGCATTCTGTACAGAAGGAGAAAGTAGAAAATAACAGTAACTAAGCTAGCAGAAAAGACTTGGTTGGTCATTTTATGAATTAACTGTTATTAACACACATTTCCTAAAACTGCAAACTGTGTTGGTCAggaaaataaaagaaagggaaaatatTGCTTAAAATAATTGAAATTAATAATTGCAATTGCAAACTAAGAAGAAAGGTTGACCAAACTTCTAAAAATGCAATTGTTTATCTTTATTTGTACTTATGTAATAGGTCTtatatttctgattttttttctttttgcatTGGGTCCATGTAGCATGGATTGATAATATATCACTGTTAAAGCACTACATTTATTGAGATCATTTGAAAAGATTCTCATCACCTATCAGCTCTCATTCAGAAATCATGGAAAAAAATTTTGAAAGTTCATACTTTCATTTCAAACAATAGGTACCCCATAGTGAATATAATTTTATTAGTTttcaaatagtgatggaaaaagatagatcagatctaaaagttaaaattctaaattggaaaaaagtcattttgacggcattaggcaagaactttcaaaagttgattgggggtggatgtttgcaggtaaagagatggctggaaaattggaagccttcaaaaatgcgataacgagagtccagagagagtacattcctgttagggtgaaaggcaaggcttgTAAGTGGagagaatgctgaatgactagagaaactgatgttttggtcaagaataaaaaggaagcatatgtcaggtatggacagcaGAAATTGAGTGATTCCCTAaaagagtataagggcagtaggagtatattgaagagggaaatcaggagggtatcATGgtaactggttagcaaggttagatcacatggaagaGAGTGAGAACTAACTAtgtgaatacagaactggcttgaaggtagaagacagaggatggtggtggagggttgctttttcagactgaaggcctgtgaccagtggagtgccacaaggactgaTGCTGGGTCCATGGCTTTTTGtcaattatgtaaatgatttggatgtgaacataggaggtatagttagtaagtttgcagatgacaccaaaattggaggtgtagtggacagtgaagaaggttacctcagactacaaggGGATCTTGATTAGGTGGACCAATGGGTCgaggagtggcagaaggagtgtaatttagataaacatgaggtgttgcattttggaaaggcaaatcagagcaggacttatacacttaatggtaaggtcctgaacaaagagatctgggagtgtaagttcatatttccttggaattgggagtcacaggtagatatgatagtgaagaaggccttttgtaactttgcctttattgatcagtgcattgattattagagttgggaggtcatgttgcgttcTACAGGACATGATATCATATAAGGGATATGATGAAGGGTTAAATTCTATGAATATTTTAGAGTTTCAGTGAAGGTAGTTGAAGGAGTTGGAGGAATGCAGCAATTTTGGTTGGTTACAAATACAGATTGAAATAGGGAGAGGCAGTGGAGGGTTGCCACAAGATCCCTATTCATAGAACACTGTTGACCAAGTTTTGAAGGAATAGGGCAATGAATGTTTTGGTGCTATTTTACATCCTTAAGCTTAGCAAATCCAGTTGGAAACTGATTTTAAACACTCATGTTAAACAGGGCTTAGTTGCTTACTGCAACCTCATCCAGTTACAATTGTAAACATTACAATACATTTTTTCTCCAATTTCATTACCTGCATATTTTCTCGGATATCTGCAGCTTCTCGTAATGGTTGGCCTGCAATTTTGAACGCATCGTCAACAACCTTGATCCCAGTATTTCTTAACATTGTGTATTTTATTGTGTTCTTTCCTTTTCTGACAGAATATCCACGCTTGTGAGCCTTTCCCCCACCTCTTCGGTCTGTTATTGCAATGTGAACAAAAAGTGTAGCAAGCTCAATTTCTTCCCCAGTGAATGAGTGTAAAGGGATATGCCGATAACCGGACTGTAAACACTCATATGGGATTGTGTACTGGCCAATAAATTCATCTCCAATGTAGTCATCATCTAAAACAACAAATCGAAGTGTTACAAGCTCAGGCAGGTTGATTTCAAATTCAAAACTTTCATCAAAAATAGGattctctccatttaaatgaaCAGTCCTTGTCCTCACTTCTGCACAATCTGCAGGAATGCCGCGGATTTCCAAATACACATATGGATCGATGACATCTCCTTTTGTTCCAGAACCTCTTGGCTTTGGAAACATCTGACCACTAATAATCTTTACATGTAGAAGCTGAGGTAAGGATCCAGGAACTATTCCTTTAATATATGCATTGAAGTAGGACACCTCATCACGCATAACTGCAGGGCGTAGGACATAGCCACAACACCCATTCTGTCGAAACCAACCAACATTAAGATCCAACATTGGACCAGGGGTCTGATAATTGATGGTTACCAGTTGGCAGCCACAATTCCAAAATTCTTGTGGATTCAAATTGCTTGACTCAAATCCAAAATTGCTAGGATACACTCGTGACAGAAATCTCTTATTGTAGTTCACAAAGTCATCTGGATATTCATTTGCCAATGCACGTGCCTCACCTTCACCAAAATCACACATTTCCCAATATTTCTGCCTCTTCATTGAATTATGAAAATTGTTGAATTGTACAGTTTTACATAAAGTAACCAAATCAGAGAGCTCCCTACATAGATGAATAGTCCGCTTAGCAACAAAAAATGTATCTGTTAAACTTCGGGAATTTTCTGTTTCTTCATCTTCATCTGTCACATCACCTTCAGCTAAGTCAATGTTTTGCGGCAATTTCTTTCCCTTCAAGATAATtttcctctttaacttctctggTGATGGGAGGTACCTTTGTGTTGAATTTGGTGGTTCTGCAAATATTTTGTTTCCAAGGATCATTTTCAGTTTTTGTGCCATGACCTTTTGTTGCCCTACTGAACAGTGATTTCGCAAACATATAATCAAAGGGTACTCGGAGGTTACAAAGGCATACTGATTGATTACTTTAATGACATTATTGAAGCTGACTGGTGAGGTCACATTGTTGCGTTTACTGACAACTGGTTCATTTGGACCGTCATATACATCAAGTTCAATACTTCTGCAGCCCAACTTTAAGGCCCTAATATATCCAAGCAGATCAGAAGGGCTTCTAGCGGTGTTTTCTGTAATATAGGTGTTATAAGATGCATTGATATAGTAATGGGATAGAGGTTGAGTCATATCTTGACAGACTTTTTTGTGCTCTGGATCAAATATATTGCATTCTGGTGATATGAGGTACCGAGTAAAGCCATCAATACTGAAATTACCATTCAGCTGACCTTGTTTTGAAGGCTCATACCTTCGTATAAGATCAAGGCACATTTCTTCAGTTGCATTGATCATTCCTTGTTCAGTTTCTAAAAAAAACATCAAGTCTTTGGCATCCAGAAATTCTTTATTCCTAGAAATTTGCACAAGCAAGAAATACACCTCAGGCCTAGTGCAAAGATCATAGTAAATGTCAGTAAATTCCTCCTTTGTTACCCAAGTAGCTAGTTTCCCTTTATTACTTTGTAACTCTCTAATTTTAATTCTGATTTTTGATTCTTTTAAACCATGATTGAGTTGCATTATCAACTTCACAGCTTCATCTTCCAACATAATTCCATTGCTGGCTTTACTATTTTCACTGAACACAGAATGAAGCCATGTGGTCCTTAGCGCATTCTGGCTCCCATCTATCAAATTCAATGTTTGCTTATTATGTGAAATGACGTAACGGAGGCCTGTAACCCAGATATTAGCAATATCTGCAGAACTGGCTACCAAATCCAAAGACTCATAGTTTTCTCCATATATTAATGAGAATGAACAGTCTTCACAAATCTGATCCACAACTGCACAACTTCTGAAAGTCTCTGTATTTTTTCCAACTCGGACTTCTTTAAGAGAAGAAATTTCAAGTTTAGCCTTTTCAGGATCCTTCTTGGAAGGTTCCCAACGTAAAGCCTGAAGGTCAGGATCTAAAGTAAAAAAGCGACTATAGATTCGAGTATTTGAACGTATTTTCTTCAACTCACAGCCAGCTTGCATGAAGCTGATACAGTCACTGGCATTGTTAATTTTCCTTTCAGAAGGCATGCTACTGAATGATACAGTTTTCTTCTGTTCGTGCTTCTGTTTTGTAGAATCCTATGGGAAAAATGCAAAACAAGGATGATTATGTAAGTTTTGACATTATTGAGTTATGAAGTATAAGTTTTTTgtctttttcatttttttctcttcttcaccaCTTGCCATTCCCAAATGAAAAGATAAATCTATTTTCATAAGAATGGCATTAGAAGTGCATAAATATTCTAATCATAAAAACAGTACATTCCAAGAGAAGTCTATGCTGGCTGTTATATTGAACAACCCAGTCATTCCCACTTTTCCCTTTATCCTTGTACCATCCTTGTTTCAACTGTTTATCTACTTCAATCTTGAATCAGTACCCATCATACTATCTGACATTATCTACCAAACTTAATCACTAATTAACTAGAAAGGCTAATCCCcatatcaggagaaagtgaggacagcagatgctggagaccaaagttgaaaagtgtggtgctggaaaagcacagcaggccaggcagtatctgaggagcaggagaatcgacgtttcgggcataagcccttcttcaggaatgaggctggtgtgccaagtgggctgagataaaaggtagtgggggtggggggggaatttgggggaggggtgatgggaatatgataggtggaaggaggtgagggtgagggtgataagctggagagggggtgggggcggagaggttgggaagaagattgcaggtcaagagggcggtgctgaatccgggggttgggactgagataaggtagggggaggggaaatgaggaagctggagaaatctacattcatcccgtgtggttggagggttcctaggcggaagatgaggcgctcttcctccaggcgttgtgtggccagggtctggcaatggaggaggccgaggacctgcatgtccttggcggagtgccCCCATGCCTAACTCCGCCCCCAATctagctccagccccacaccaggtcctagctcccagccctgccgtattttcaccatccctccagacctcctcctctctgaggatgaacaatcagtcctcagcagaagcctcaccttcatccccctacgctccCGGATCAATGAGTTCGACATGCAGTTAGACATCGAGCATTTCTTCCGCCGCCTTTGCCTCTGCACCTACTCCTTCAACCaggactctcgcccaccctctgacgaccccttctcccgcctccaacacaccccatctacctggtcaccccgtgctggcctcttacccgccctcagTCTCTTCATACCCAACTGCCACTgtgacattgaccgcctcaacctgtccacccctctcaccgactccaacctctcatcctcataacacgcagccctccactccccctgctccaaccccaacctcaccatcaaaccggcagacaagggaggcgcagtggtagtttggcgcatcgatctttacaccgctgaagctagaTGCCAACTCGCGgatacctcctcctactgccccctggGCCataaccccacctcccaccaccaaaccatcatctcccagaccatccataacctcatcacctcaggg
The genomic region above belongs to Chiloscyllium punctatum isolate Juve2018m chromosome 10, sChiPun1.3, whole genome shotgun sequence and contains:
- the plcl1 gene encoding inactive phospholipase C-like protein 1, which gives rise to MHKMAEGRKESGLDGSELLEEPEPVGDSRKAWDTTEEDLETVGAAVASGKGRRRRSAVSAAGDRFSPGESTSLGTTGDVEACLIEAAKATPRRSSIIKDSTKQKHEQKKTVSFSSMPSERKINNASDCISFMQAGCELKKIRSNTRIYSRFFTLDPDLQALRWEPSKKDPEKAKLEISSLKEVRVGKNTETFRSCAVVDQICEDCSFSLIYGENYESLDLVASSADIANIWVTGLRYVISHNKQTLNLIDGSQNALRTTWLHSVFSENSKASNGIMLEDEAVKLIMQLNHGLKESKIRIKIRELQSNKGKLATWVTKEEFTDIYYDLCTRPEVYFLLVQISRNKEFLDAKDLMFFLETEQGMINATEEMCLDLIRRYEPSKQGQLNGNFSIDGFTRYLISPECNIFDPEHKKVCQDMTQPLSHYYINASYNTYITENTARSPSDLLGYIRALKLGCRSIELDVYDGPNEPVVSKRNNVTSPVSFNNVIKVINQYAFVTSEYPLIICLRNHCSVGQQKVMAQKLKMILGNKIFAEPPNSTQRYLPSPEKLKRKIILKGKKLPQNIDLAEGDVTDEDEETENSRSLTDTFFVAKRTIHLCRELSDLVTLCKTVQFNNFHNSMKRQKYWEMCDFGEGEARALANEYPDDFVNYNKRFLSRVYPSNFGFESSNLNPQEFWNCGCQLVTINYQTPGPMLDLNVGWFRQNGCCGYVLRPAVMRDEVSYFNAYIKGIVPGSLPQLLHVKIISGQMFPKPRGSGTKGDVIDPYVYLEIRGIPADCAEVRTRTVHLNGENPIFDESFEFEINLPELVTLRFVVLDDDYIGDEFIGQYTIPYECLQSGYRHIPLHSFTGEEIELATLFVHIAITDRRGGGKAHKRGYSVRKGKNTIKYTMLRNTGIKVVDDAFKIAGQPLREAADIRENMQNAIISFKEICALAPTANLTQCILTMSSRLLNNVNTSTVTLNMKDKYPYLEPIGTLSDVQKKILSSYDQVIHEARYLIDVADTIYDKIMQCWKSGLEFHRGIHGLAKKEGLKGAKINKALENFAWNITVLKGQGDLLKNAKNEALENMKQIQTACVSCGLSKSTSGSASIKSK